A region from the Acidobacteriota bacterium genome encodes:
- a CDS encoding serine/threonine protein kinase, producing the protein MAMIFGRFEIQSELSKSDTALIYKATDTETNQTVALKTQNLEPLGERASAFVDTLIAEGEATRDLTTQNIAALYGAGEIDGQFCAAMEYVQGNSIATMLTRREGFSIWDLLDITRQVCAGLDAAGSKGVTHSSLEPSKIMVQWDGLVKILGYGISNMSLITAEMGNGLGRLLPYASPEQVRGDAIDLRSNLFTWGAVLYEMVTDRKAFDATDPIALATQIADEMPPSPSSLNPKIQAGVSALVMKALAKDPAQRYQSARELVDDLEKCKENGKKSAGDAKKAAPAAKAPVAPAARAAAASKFIASTPKTTESDLSDDWAPQQPAPRATAAPPPPARAAAASAGAGSHSSISSNSGSRMIETTAPPQASAMPSAVMSAATAEPETETQASHSFDPMMSAAAPATSTAAKSFSDLDELPPMKEPIFAPPPPTLPVPEMPEPSPLAQLRNQHKDDKPKIQVREVADRAMTEIKTVPPQLMMYSILGAVVLILIVSIGVYWHVRSEDDDSTAAPRPTKSAATQAAPAPAPQPVQVAPAPPVESEPEVTVRQLDKRAATTSKKRAAPAPAVIVSGSVEIDSTPAGAQIQFDGKSDPTWVTPFSLSGINPGQHSISVSKSGYSTEARTVNITSGSRAALSMHLAPINALMVVSSTPAGAEVILDGKTTGRVTPVQFAVEKGAHTVVLRKQGYLDETTSADLGPGQNFQFGPALRVLGNADDIRSVNKLKKIFGGGGNDSTAGMGTMSVRTQPKGAQIAVNQRLFEKTSPTEFMLGPGNYVVDITLTGFKPIHKVVSVEKGGKVAIDEIMERQ; encoded by the coding sequence ATGGCAATGATATTTGGCCGATTTGAAATCCAGAGTGAACTCTCCAAGTCCGACACCGCCTTGATTTATAAGGCGACGGACACGGAAACCAATCAGACCGTGGCGCTCAAGACTCAGAATCTGGAGCCGCTCGGCGAACGTGCGTCTGCCTTCGTGGACACACTGATCGCGGAAGGCGAGGCGACCCGCGATTTGACCACCCAAAATATTGCAGCCCTCTACGGAGCGGGCGAAATCGACGGCCAGTTCTGCGCCGCGATGGAGTACGTCCAGGGAAACAGCATTGCGACGATGCTCACGCGCAGGGAAGGGTTCTCGATCTGGGATCTTCTGGATATCACGCGTCAAGTGTGCGCGGGGCTGGACGCCGCCGGGTCGAAGGGAGTGACTCACTCTTCTTTGGAACCCTCGAAAATCATGGTGCAGTGGGATGGCCTGGTCAAGATATTGGGTTATGGCATCTCCAACATGAGCTTGATTACCGCGGAAATGGGAAATGGCCTGGGACGGCTGCTGCCCTATGCGTCGCCCGAACAGGTGCGCGGAGATGCAATCGATCTGCGCTCGAATTTGTTTACCTGGGGCGCGGTGCTGTACGAAATGGTGACCGACCGCAAGGCGTTTGACGCGACCGATCCGATCGCGCTGGCCACTCAAATTGCGGATGAAATGCCGCCAAGTCCATCTTCATTGAATCCCAAGATTCAGGCGGGTGTGAGCGCACTGGTTATGAAAGCGCTTGCCAAGGATCCAGCACAGCGCTACCAGTCGGCTCGCGAACTGGTGGACGACCTTGAGAAGTGCAAGGAAAACGGGAAAAAATCGGCAGGAGACGCGAAGAAGGCAGCCCCCGCGGCAAAAGCTCCGGTAGCTCCGGCGGCGCGCGCAGCGGCCGCCAGCAAATTCATTGCGTCCACCCCCAAAACCACTGAGTCTGACCTTTCCGATGATTGGGCTCCGCAGCAACCAGCTCCGCGGGCCACGGCTGCACCGCCTCCGCCGGCTCGTGCCGCAGCGGCCAGTGCGGGAGCAGGATCGCATTCCAGTATTTCATCCAATTCGGGTTCGCGGATGATTGAAACAACCGCACCACCGCAGGCTTCGGCGATGCCGAGCGCGGTGATGTCGGCAGCCACCGCCGAGCCGGAAACAGAAACGCAAGCCTCTCACTCTTTTGATCCGATGATGTCTGCGGCAGCTCCGGCAACGTCCACCGCCGCCAAGAGTTTCTCCGACCTGGACGAATTGCCGCCCATGAAGGAACCGATTTTTGCGCCGCCGCCGCCAACTTTGCCCGTTCCGGAAATGCCGGAACCGTCTCCGCTGGCGCAACTCCGCAACCAGCACAAGGATGACAAGCCGAAAATTCAGGTCCGCGAAGTCGCCGACCGGGCGATGACGGAGATCAAGACAGTCCCACCCCAGTTGATGATGTACTCCATCTTGGGAGCGGTGGTTCTTATTCTCATCGTGTCGATCGGCGTCTATTGGCACGTGCGCTCAGAGGACGACGATTCGACCGCTGCGCCGCGTCCGACCAAGAGCGCCGCCACGCAGGCTGCTCCAGCGCCGGCGCCACAGCCGGTTCAAGTCGCACCCGCGCCCCCGGTTGAGTCCGAACCTGAGGTGACGGTTCGTCAACTCGATAAGCGTGCTGCTACCACAAGCAAGAAGAGAGCTGCTCCGGCGCCTGCTGTCATCGTGTCCGGGTCGGTGGAGATCGATTCCACTCCGGCCGGTGCGCAGATTCAGTTCGATGGTAAAAGCGATCCAACGTGGGTGACTCCGTTCAGTCTGAGTGGGATAAACCCCGGGCAACATTCCATTTCTGTCAGCAAGTCCGGCTATTCGACCGAGGCTCGCACGGTAAACATCACGTCCGGAAGCAGGGCCGCGCTGTCGATGCACCTGGCTCCCATCAATGCGCTCATGGTCGTGAGTAGCACGCCTGCCGGCGCGGAGGTCATCCTGGATGGAAAGACCACGGGCCGTGTGACGCCGGTGCAGTTTGCGGTGGAAAAGGGTGCGCACACAGTAGTCCTTCGCAAGCAGGGCTACCTTGACGAAACCACCAGTGCGGACCTGGGACCGGGTCAGAACTTTCAATTTGGCCCTGCGCTGCGTGTACTCGGCAACGCGGATGATATTCGCAGCGTGAACAAACTGAAGAAGATCTTCGGTGGCGGCGGAAACGACAGCACTGCAGGCATGGGCACCATGAGCGTGCGGACCCAGCCCAAGGGCGCCCAGATCGCCGTGAACCAACGTCTCTTCGAAAAGACATCGCCCACGGAGTTCATGCTCGGCCCGGGAAACTACGTGGTCGACATCACGCTCACTGGCTTTAAGCCGATCCACAAAGTCGTCAGCGTAGAAAAGGGCGGCAAAGTGGCGATCGACGAGATCATGGAGCGGCAATAG
- a CDS encoding ABC transporter permease, which translates to MTLTRFVTKSAFRNKRRSVLTVISITFSLVLLTLMTTIWHSWYIDKGSTQSAQRLITRHRVSLTQTLPIFYREKMRAVPGVAAVAPTQWYGGIYKDNKPENFFAQFATDPDEIFKVMTDFTIPGDQLAAWQKDQAGAVVDSELAKKFGWKVGDRVVLQGTIFPGNLELTIRGIFKAPEPTITLYFNRKYLEEAVSFFKGASGTFNILAASPDDVPKVAAGVDALFRNSPQPTKTESEKAFQLSFINSIGNVKAFILSICMAVVFATLLVSANTMAMSIRERTREVAVLKTLGFTRQTILGLYIGESVTVAMIGGVLGCLLAVGMVTGLRHAPGLGFFFLGIHVTFSTYVLALLVSAMVGLLSAIVPAYHAAKIGIVEGLRYVG; encoded by the coding sequence ATGACCCTAACCCGCTTCGTCACTAAGAGTGCTTTCCGCAACAAGCGCCGTAGTGTGTTGACGGTGATCAGCATTACGTTTTCGCTGGTGCTGCTTACGCTCATGACGACCATCTGGCATAGCTGGTATATCGACAAGGGAAGCACCCAGTCGGCGCAGCGGCTTATCACCCGGCATCGCGTCTCCCTGACGCAGACGTTGCCGATCTTCTACCGGGAGAAAATGCGTGCGGTTCCCGGAGTCGCAGCAGTAGCTCCGACCCAATGGTACGGAGGAATTTACAAGGACAACAAGCCGGAAAATTTCTTCGCTCAGTTTGCTACTGATCCCGATGAAATTTTCAAAGTGATGACGGACTTTACAATCCCCGGCGACCAACTGGCGGCTTGGCAGAAAGACCAGGCAGGCGCCGTGGTGGACAGCGAACTGGCAAAAAAGTTCGGCTGGAAGGTCGGGGATCGCGTAGTGCTTCAGGGCACGATCTTTCCCGGAAATCTGGAGTTGACCATCCGCGGCATCTTCAAGGCTCCGGAACCTACAATCACGCTCTATTTCAATCGCAAGTATCTCGAAGAGGCGGTTTCGTTCTTCAAGGGAGCGTCTGGCACCTTCAATATTCTGGCCGCGTCGCCGGATGATGTTCCGAAAGTTGCAGCTGGCGTGGACGCCCTATTTCGAAACTCGCCGCAGCCGACTAAAACCGAGAGCGAGAAAGCTTTTCAGTTGAGCTTCATCAACAGCATCGGCAACGTGAAGGCTTTCATCCTGAGTATTTGTATGGCGGTGGTGTTCGCGACTCTGCTGGTATCCGCGAACACGATGGCGATGTCGATTCGCGAACGCACCCGCGAAGTAGCCGTGCTCAAGACGCTGGGCTTTACGCGGCAAACGATTCTCGGTCTCTATATCGGTGAGTCCGTGACCGTGGCGATGATCGGCGGCGTGCTCGGATGCCTCCTGGCGGTTGGCATGGTCACCGGTTTACGGCACGCTCCGGGACTGGGTTTCTTCTTCCTCGGGATCCACGTCACGTTTTCAACCTACGTGCTCGCGCTTCTTGTTTCCGCGATGGTCGGACTACTGAGCGCGATTGTGCCCGCGTATCACGCCGCCAAGATCGGCATTGTGGAGGGCTTGCGCTACGTCGGGTAG
- a CDS encoding ABC transporter permease: MAIPISYNIRNLKLRKGLTIMTALGIALTVTTAVFLMALLAGLQKAFVASGDSLNVLVMRKGSTAELTGGFDASLFPILKTLPGIAVDKQGQPLASGEWVVVAVLPRENGTGEVNVSVRGIMPSGVALRLDEKGKDGQPKLKLIEGRWFATGQREVVVGRSIRNRFSGTKVGDNLDFAKGQWKVVGVFDSGGSAYDSEIWGDLNQVAADFDRQGGFGSAYLRATDAVSADALKNRVSDDQRLKLEGQLETAYYEKQTSSGGAIKYIGFLVAIIMAIGSSFAAMNTMYAAVAYRSREIATLRVIGFSRPSILTSFVLEALLLSLLGAIVGIVLMLPFNGFSTGIGNQVTFSETVFSLQMTWSVVITAIIFALSMGLIGGFFPAWSASRQEILAALRG; this comes from the coding sequence ATGGCGATCCCCATCAGCTACAACATCCGAAACCTGAAGCTTCGCAAAGGCCTCACCATCATGACCGCGCTCGGGATTGCGCTCACCGTGACTACGGCGGTGTTCCTGATGGCCCTGCTGGCCGGCCTGCAAAAAGCATTTGTCGCCAGTGGCGACTCCCTCAACGTGCTCGTGATGCGCAAAGGTTCGACCGCGGAACTTACTGGCGGCTTTGATGCGTCCCTGTTCCCGATATTGAAGACCTTACCCGGCATCGCCGTCGATAAACAAGGACAGCCTCTGGCGTCCGGCGAATGGGTTGTGGTCGCGGTTTTACCGAGAGAGAATGGCACAGGAGAGGTCAACGTTTCGGTTCGTGGCATCATGCCCTCCGGCGTCGCCCTTCGTCTGGACGAAAAAGGCAAAGACGGTCAACCGAAATTGAAGCTCATCGAAGGCCGCTGGTTCGCAACAGGGCAACGCGAAGTAGTCGTGGGAAGATCGATTCGCAACCGATTTTCCGGGACAAAAGTCGGAGACAACCTTGACTTCGCCAAGGGGCAATGGAAAGTCGTCGGCGTTTTCGATTCCGGCGGTTCCGCCTATGACTCCGAAATCTGGGGAGACCTTAACCAGGTTGCAGCCGACTTCGATCGCCAGGGCGGCTTCGGATCCGCTTACCTTCGAGCTACGGACGCGGTTTCGGCGGACGCGCTCAAGAATCGTGTCAGCGACGACCAGCGTCTGAAACTCGAAGGCCAGCTTGAAACCGCCTACTACGAAAAACAAACCAGTTCCGGCGGTGCCATCAAGTACATCGGCTTCCTGGTCGCGATCATCATGGCGATCGGCTCCAGCTTCGCGGCCATGAATACTATGTACGCCGCCGTAGCCTATCGCTCTCGCGAGATCGCGACGCTCCGAGTGATTGGATTCTCGCGGCCCAGTATTTTGACGTCGTTCGTGCTGGAAGCACTGTTGCTCTCCTTGCTAGGCGCGATTGTCGGAATCGTTTTGATGTTGCCGTTCAATGGCTTCAGCACCGGTATCGGCAATCAAGTTACGTTCAGCGAAACCGTATTCAGCCTGCAGATGACGTGGTCGGTCGTGATCACCGCAATCATCTTCGCGTTATCGATGGGACTAATCGGTGGATTTTTCCCGGCCTGGAGCGCTTCGCGGCAAGAGATTCTAGCGGCTCTGCGCGGCTAG
- a CDS encoding efflux RND transporter periplasmic adaptor subunit: MPTDTKHDELQNLRIDHSLRDGGGEPPAWSRRIILGGIALVVLLGLVTLAYRFLSTDAPEVEVVRAAAEGSDVAGATVLSATGYVVAHHKINVNSKVTGRVAWIGVEKGDKVKEGQVVVRLEEQEFRALYEQARGGYESSKARLAELQNGSRPEEVQQAEHNLSEARATAANDKINLDRMRDLAAQGVVSRQVLDDATARNDASQQRVHSLEQMFQMSKIGPRAEQIQRARGDLSQAQGQMDYAKAQLDATTIRAPVTGTILERTAEKGELVTAQFASGAEGGPRGSVVALADLNDIQVELDIAQDDFAKLGPKQEAAVTLDAFKDRSYKGAIAEISPEANRQKATVQVKVQILNPDAYLRPEMNATVQFLASDNKTVTKKQVGSFVPTQALRDKDGAKFVFLVLNGKVIRRDVHVLGPRSGGYLVDSLVGGESVVTAAPADLKDGQTIRIKGQS, encoded by the coding sequence ATGCCTACGGACACGAAACACGACGAATTACAAAACCTGCGCATCGACCACTCCCTGCGCGATGGCGGCGGTGAGCCGCCCGCATGGTCTCGCCGAATCATCCTCGGCGGCATTGCGCTGGTCGTTCTTCTCGGGCTAGTCACGCTCGCCTATCGTTTTCTCTCCACGGATGCACCTGAGGTTGAAGTCGTCCGCGCTGCCGCCGAAGGCAGTGACGTTGCCGGCGCCACCGTGCTTTCCGCCACTGGATACGTGGTCGCTCATCACAAGATCAACGTGAATTCCAAGGTCACAGGCCGCGTTGCCTGGATCGGCGTTGAGAAGGGCGACAAAGTTAAAGAGGGCCAAGTCGTGGTTCGACTTGAAGAGCAGGAATTCCGCGCGCTCTATGAACAGGCACGCGGCGGCTACGAAAGCTCGAAGGCACGATTGGCAGAACTGCAAAACGGCTCTCGTCCCGAAGAAGTGCAGCAGGCGGAGCACAATCTGTCCGAAGCGCGGGCTACCGCGGCGAATGACAAGATCAATCTCGACCGCATGCGCGATCTGGCGGCCCAAGGAGTGGTCTCCCGGCAGGTGCTCGACGATGCCACGGCTCGCAATGACGCATCGCAACAGCGCGTCCATTCTCTGGAGCAGATGTTCCAGATGTCGAAGATTGGTCCGCGTGCGGAGCAGATTCAACGCGCTCGCGGAGATCTCAGCCAGGCGCAAGGCCAAATGGACTACGCCAAGGCTCAGCTTGACGCCACTACGATTCGCGCGCCTGTTACCGGAACCATTCTCGAGCGCACGGCCGAAAAGGGCGAACTGGTCACCGCCCAGTTTGCCAGTGGCGCTGAAGGCGGACCTCGCGGTTCGGTAGTCGCTCTTGCCGATCTAAACGATATCCAGGTGGAACTCGACATCGCCCAGGACGACTTCGCCAAGCTCGGGCCCAAGCAGGAAGCTGCGGTCACTCTGGATGCTTTCAAGGATCGGAGCTATAAGGGCGCGATCGCCGAAATTTCGCCGGAAGCAAATCGGCAGAAGGCCACAGTCCAGGTCAAAGTGCAGATTCTCAATCCAGACGCGTACCTGCGTCCAGAGATGAATGCCACCGTGCAGTTTCTGGCAAGCGACAACAAGACGGTAACCAAAAAGCAGGTCGGCTCGTTCGTCCCGACGCAGGCTCTGCGTGACAAGGACGGAGCGAAGTTTGTGTTTCTCGTGCTGAACGGCAAGGTGATCCGCCGAGACGTCCACGTGCTTGGCCCGCGTTCTGGAGGCTACCTGGTGGATTCACTGGTCGGAGGTGAAAGCGTTGTCACCGCCGCGCCCGCCGACTTGAAAGATGGACAGACAATTCGCATCAAAGGACAGTCATGA
- a CDS encoding ABC transporter ATP-binding protein — translation MSADTAKNGNVVEASGVNKIFKRDAFQVTALDNVNIKIAAGEFVALMGPSGSGKTTLLNMIAAIDRPTSGELRVLGENIFNLNDAQSARWRNTHVGYVFQTFNLIPVLTAFENVELPLLLTKMSAQQRRDHVLTALKLVGLEDRVNHLPKQLSGGQEQRVAIARAIVSDPTLILADEPTGDLDSNSATEILEILKRLNEGFKKTIVMVTHDPHAASYAHVTRHLEKGKLLPV, via the coding sequence ATGAGCGCAGATACAGCGAAGAACGGCAACGTAGTCGAAGCCAGTGGCGTCAACAAGATATTCAAGCGCGACGCATTTCAGGTTACCGCGCTCGACAACGTGAACATCAAGATCGCGGCCGGAGAGTTTGTCGCGCTCATGGGGCCATCGGGTTCCGGCAAAACAACTTTGTTGAATATGATCGCCGCCATCGATCGTCCCACGTCGGGCGAATTGAGAGTGCTGGGCGAAAATATCTTCAACTTGAATGATGCCCAATCTGCGCGCTGGCGGAATACGCATGTCGGCTACGTATTTCAGACCTTCAACCTGATTCCAGTCTTGACGGCGTTTGAGAACGTCGAGTTGCCGCTACTGCTGACGAAGATGAGCGCGCAGCAACGCCGCGATCACGTGCTGACCGCGCTGAAACTCGTCGGCCTTGAAGATCGCGTCAATCACTTGCCAAAGCAGCTTTCGGGTGGACAAGAACAGCGCGTTGCTATCGCCCGTGCCATCGTCAGCGATCCGACGTTAATTCTTGCGGACGAACCGACCGGCGACCTGGACAGCAACTCGGCAACAGAAATTCTTGAGATTTTGAAGCGGCTTAATGAAGGATTCAAGAAGACGATCGTGATGGTCACCCACGATCCACACGCGGCCAGCTACGCACACGTGACGCGGCATTTGGAGAAAGGCAAACTTCTGCCCGTTTAG
- a CDS encoding PPOX class F420-dependent oxidoreductase, giving the protein MSNVMPEKYQDLFQKKAFASLATLMPDGRPQVTPVWVDFDGEHVIFNSAKGRQKDRNVRRDARVALAVIDPDNPYRYMEIRGTVVEIIEQKDDSHINKMAKKYMGLDKYPYSQPGDIRVVYKVRPEHTTVMG; this is encoded by the coding sequence ATGTCGAACGTCATGCCCGAGAAGTATCAGGATCTCTTCCAGAAGAAAGCCTTCGCCAGTTTAGCCACGCTGATGCCGGATGGGCGACCGCAGGTCACGCCGGTGTGGGTAGACTTCGATGGCGAACATGTCATCTTCAATTCCGCCAAGGGACGACAGAAAGATCGCAATGTGCGCCGCGATGCGCGGGTCGCACTGGCGGTGATCGATCCCGACAATCCTTACCGGTATATGGAAATTCGCGGCACCGTGGTCGAGATCATCGAACAGAAGGATGATTCTCACATCAACAAGATGGCGAAGAAATATATGGGGCTGGACAAATATCCCTATTCGCAACCGGGCGATATCCGCGTGGTGTACAAAGTGCGGCCAGAACACACAACCGTGATGGGTTGA
- a CDS encoding S-adenosyl-l-methionine hydroxide adenosyltransferase family protein, whose protein sequence is MPLASQFERRSAGRVFLLSLAAILFLGSLASAQQPASGYPPTVVFMTDFGVVDDSVALCKGVMYGITPNLRIVDLTHQVTPFSSGDGTRFLFGATPYFPEKTVFVVVIDPGVGSIRKPVVVKSKRGQFFVLPDNGLMTMVEDRDGIEGVREITNQDWMIGAKISSTFHGRDIFSPVGAHLARGDDWTQVGPELKQLVRLDLKPAKLDEKGITGEVIALDGPFGNLVTNISAEEFLKLGYQRGDQLKVTIAGKEIAMPFVKTFSDVPLNQPLLFLDSRGRVSFAVNQSSFAATYGVKPPQPLVIPRKGK, encoded by the coding sequence ATGCCATTGGCGTCGCAGTTTGAGCGGCGGTCCGCTGGGAGGGTTTTTCTTCTCAGCCTGGCCGCAATCCTATTCCTCGGCAGTCTCGCGTCCGCCCAGCAGCCCGCTTCGGGTTATCCACCGACGGTAGTGTTCATGACCGATTTCGGTGTGGTCGACGATTCGGTCGCGCTCTGCAAAGGAGTGATGTACGGCATTACTCCGAACCTTCGCATCGTGGACCTCACGCACCAGGTCACTCCATTCTCGAGTGGAGACGGCACGCGTTTCCTGTTCGGCGCAACGCCATATTTTCCCGAGAAGACGGTTTTCGTGGTGGTGATCGATCCGGGCGTCGGCAGCATTCGCAAGCCGGTGGTAGTGAAGTCGAAGCGCGGCCAGTTCTTCGTGTTGCCGGATAACGGCCTGATGACGATGGTCGAAGACCGCGATGGCATCGAAGGCGTCCGCGAAATCACTAATCAGGATTGGATGATTGGAGCGAAAATTTCTTCGACCTTCCACGGCCGCGACATCTTTTCGCCCGTCGGCGCCCACCTGGCCCGGGGTGATGACTGGACCCAGGTTGGTCCAGAACTAAAACAGCTCGTCCGCCTCGACCTGAAGCCCGCCAAGCTCGATGAAAAAGGCATCACGGGCGAAGTGATTGCATTGGACGGTCCCTTCGGCAATCTCGTGACCAATATCAGCGCCGAAGAATTCCTGAAACTCGGCTACCAGCGCGGCGACCAGCTCAAAGTCACAATTGCCGGCAAAGAAATTGCCATGCCATTCGTCAAGACATTCAGCGACGTCCCGCTCAATCAGCCGTTGCTGTTCCTAGATTCGCGCGGACGCGTCAGCTTTGCAGTCAATCAATCCAGCTTCGCCGCGACCTACGGCGTGAAACCGCCGCAGCCGCTGGTCATTCCCCGCAAGGGAAAGTAA